In one window of Skermanella rosea DNA:
- a CDS encoding metal-dependent hydrolase, translating to MMAGSHALIGSASWLYLAHGMGLPLFDPVALGLAVAGSLGPDIDHPKSWVGRRLKFISVPLSKLFGHRGLTHSIVAVVGCIAVLRWDGQQWHHTLPFVIGYASHLAADLITPAGLCLAWPLRRTFAFPLIRTGSFAEQALVTIVAGWLFARALGSCG from the coding sequence ATGATGGCGGGATCCCATGCCCTGATCGGCTCCGCCTCGTGGCTTTACCTTGCCCACGGCATGGGCCTGCCCTTGTTCGACCCGGTGGCGCTCGGGCTGGCCGTCGCCGGTTCGCTGGGTCCCGACATAGATCATCCGAAATCATGGGTCGGACGGCGTTTGAAGTTCATCTCCGTTCCGCTGTCGAAACTGTTCGGGCACCGCGGACTGACCCACTCGATCGTTGCGGTCGTCGGATGTATCGCCGTGCTGCGCTGGGACGGGCAGCAGTGGCACCACACCCTGCCCTTCGTGATCGGCTATGCCAGCCATCTGGCAGCCGACCTGATCACGCCCGCCGGATTGTGTCTGGCTTGGCCGCTTCGGCGGACCTTCGCGTTTCCCCTGATCAGGACCGGATCCTTCGCCGAGCAGGCGCTGGTGACGATCGTCGCCGGGTGGCTTTTTGCCCGGGCACTGGGCAGTTGCGGTTGA
- a CDS encoding aldose 1-epimerase, with protein sequence MAEPGSTIVLRHGPLECAISPECGGSITRLMLHREDLPPLHLMRPAQPGAIDRCEAADLSCHPLVPFSNRIAGSHFVFRGRAVNLPPNAPFIADVIHGHGWQAPWTVSSHGDSAAMLTFDYAAGTWPYAYRATQRFELAGDRLTLTMELLNTGDLPMPAGLGLHPYFPKPIGTRLTADLDGVWLGDEGHIPTERVPLPLAWDFPHGITLDEVVLDNNFTGWNGRARIEWPGSGTSLLIEATPPFRHAVVYVPHNQDYFCFEPVSHMTDAVNRAAAGERGTGFAELAPGATFGGSVTFTVEPDD encoded by the coding sequence ATGGCAGAACCGGGAAGCACGATCGTCCTCCGCCACGGCCCGCTGGAATGCGCGATCAGCCCGGAGTGCGGAGGATCGATCACCCGGCTGATGCTGCACAGGGAAGATCTGCCGCCGCTCCACCTGATGCGGCCGGCCCAGCCCGGCGCCATCGACCGGTGCGAGGCGGCCGACCTGTCCTGCCATCCCCTTGTCCCCTTCTCCAACAGGATCGCCGGCAGTCACTTCGTCTTCCGGGGCCGCGCGGTGAACCTGCCGCCCAACGCGCCGTTCATCGCCGACGTGATCCACGGGCACGGCTGGCAGGCGCCCTGGACGGTTTCCAGCCACGGCGACAGCGCGGCGATGCTGACATTTGACTACGCCGCCGGGACCTGGCCCTATGCCTACAGGGCGACCCAGCGGTTCGAACTCGCAGGCGACCGCCTGACGCTGACGATGGAACTGCTGAATACGGGCGATCTTCCGATGCCGGCCGGGCTCGGGCTCCATCCCTACTTTCCGAAGCCGATCGGCACCCGCCTGACCGCGGACCTCGACGGCGTCTGGCTCGGGGACGAGGGCCATATCCCGACCGAGCGGGTGCCGCTGCCGCTCGCCTGGGATTTCCCCCACGGGATCACGCTGGACGAGGTGGTGCTCGACAACAACTTCACCGGCTGGAACGGCCGCGCGCGGATCGAGTGGCCGGGTTCGGGAACGAGCCTCCTGATCGAGGCGACGCCGCCGTTCCGGCATGCCGTCGTCTACGTGCCGCACAACCAGGATTACTTCTGCTTCGAACCGGTGAGCCACATGACCGACGCCGTCAACCGGGCCGCCGCCGGCGAGCGCGGCACCGGCTTCGCGGAGTTGGCGCCGGGCGCCACCTTCGGCGGTTCCGTCACCTTCACGGTCGAACCGGATGATTGA
- a CDS encoding alkene reductase: MSESDLFHPVKLGPYTLANRIVMAPLTRSRANKEDAPFALHAQYYGQRATAGLIISEATQISRQGKGYAYTPGIHSEAQVAGWKQVTNAVHAKGGRIFLQMWHVGRISHPSLQENGALPVAPSAIKPEGKAFTEEGFVPFVTPRALDLDEIPGIVEQYRTAAGNAKRAGFDGVEIHAANGYLIDQFLRDGTNKRTDAYGGSIENRARLMLEVTEAVVGVWGGDRVGIRLSPISPANDISDSDPDPVFTYAVEQLNRFGLAYLHLVEGATGASREVTGPVDLRKLRRIFNGLYIANNLIDRDKAIRLRETGEADLVAFGRPFIANPDLVERLRINAPLNEPDRDTFYGGGAEGYTDYPFLSDAERQAAAD; encoded by the coding sequence ATGAGCGAGAGCGATCTTTTCCATCCTGTCAAGCTGGGCCCCTATACCCTGGCGAACCGTATCGTCATGGCCCCGCTGACCCGCAGCCGCGCCAACAAGGAGGACGCCCCGTTCGCCCTGCATGCGCAATATTACGGCCAGCGGGCCACCGCCGGCCTGATCATCAGCGAGGCGACGCAGATCTCCCGCCAGGGCAAGGGCTACGCTTATACGCCCGGCATCCATAGCGAGGCGCAGGTTGCGGGCTGGAAGCAGGTGACCAACGCCGTGCACGCCAAGGGCGGCAGGATCTTCCTCCAGATGTGGCATGTCGGCCGTATCTCGCACCCGTCCCTGCAGGAGAACGGCGCCCTTCCCGTCGCTCCGAGCGCGATCAAGCCGGAAGGCAAGGCCTTCACGGAAGAGGGCTTCGTTCCCTTCGTCACCCCGAGGGCCCTTGACCTGGACGAGATCCCCGGCATCGTCGAGCAGTACCGGACCGCGGCTGGGAACGCCAAGCGCGCCGGCTTCGATGGCGTCGAGATCCATGCCGCGAACGGCTACCTGATCGACCAGTTCCTGCGCGACGGCACGAACAAGCGGACCGATGCCTATGGCGGATCGATCGAGAACCGCGCCCGTCTGATGCTCGAAGTGACCGAAGCCGTCGTCGGTGTCTGGGGCGGCGACCGGGTCGGCATCCGCCTGTCGCCGATCAGCCCGGCCAACGACATCTCGGACAGCGACCCGGATCCCGTGTTCACCTATGCGGTCGAACAGTTGAACCGTTTCGGCCTTGCCTACCTGCATCTGGTGGAAGGTGCCACCGGTGCCAGCCGCGAGGTCACCGGCCCGGTGGACCTGCGCAAGCTGCGGCGGATCTTCAACGGGCTCTATATCGCGAACAACCTGATCGACCGAGACAAGGCGATCAGGCTTCGCGAAACCGGCGAGGCCGATCTGGTCGCCTTCGGTCGGCCTTTCATCGCCAACCCCGATCTGGTCGAGCGCCTGCGCATCAACGCCCCGCTGAACGAGCCGGACCGGGACACGTTCTACGGCGGCGGGGCGGAAGGCTATACGGATTATCCCTTCCTGAGCGACGCCGAACGCCAGGCGGCGGCGGACTGA
- a CDS encoding small membrane protein YohP — MLRFLGGAIGIIFLIGLLVLIGLLALIF, encoded by the coding sequence ATGTTGAGATTCCTGGGCGGCGCGATCGGCATCATCTTCCTGATCGGACTCCTGGTCCTGATCGGGCTGCTGGCGCTGATCTTCTGA
- the xylB gene encoding xylulokinase, producing the protein MFLGIDLGTSGVKAVLVDTEQRVVAQALAPLTVSRPHPLWSEQDPESWWRATNAAAAELRRAHPAEMAQVTGIGLSGQMHGATLLDGRDRVLRPAILWNDGRSGAECAELTRRMPSLSEIAGNLAMPGFTAPKLLWVARHEPEVFREVAKVLLPKDYVRLRMTGRYASDMSDSAGTLWLDVARRRWSPELLAATDLDEGEMPELFEGSEPTGLLLPEVASAWGLGDSVEVAGGGGDNAAGAAGVGVLKPGSAFLSLGTSGVLFVANAGFAPNPARGVHAFCHCFPGLWHQMSVILSAASCLAWVTRLTGASSEAQLLAEVEAADRDTGPLLFLPYLSGERTPHNDPDAKGVFFGLNHDHDRADLARAVLEGVAYAFADGQDVLAEAGTEIGTVSVIGGGARSRLWGRILADVLGRPLTYHKGGEVGPAFGAARLARLSVTGEDMAAVCTAPETDFVIEPDHAAAERHASKLTLYRDIYRGLSGLFRGGAST; encoded by the coding sequence GTGTTTCTTGGGATCGATCTGGGCACATCGGGAGTGAAGGCGGTCCTGGTGGACACCGAACAGCGGGTCGTCGCCCAGGCGTTGGCGCCGCTCACCGTCTCGCGCCCGCATCCCCTGTGGTCGGAGCAGGATCCGGAAAGCTGGTGGCGTGCCACCAACGCGGCTGCGGCGGAACTGCGACGCGCCCATCCCGCGGAGATGGCGCAGGTGACCGGCATCGGCCTGTCCGGCCAGATGCACGGTGCCACCCTGCTGGACGGCCGGGACCGCGTCCTGCGGCCCGCCATCCTGTGGAACGACGGCCGAAGCGGTGCCGAATGTGCCGAGCTGACGCGCAGGATGCCGTCGCTTTCGGAGATCGCCGGCAACCTGGCCATGCCGGGCTTCACCGCGCCGAAGCTGCTGTGGGTCGCCAGGCACGAGCCCGAGGTTTTCCGCGAAGTCGCCAAAGTGCTGCTGCCCAAGGACTATGTCCGCCTGCGCATGACGGGTCGTTACGCATCCGATATGTCCGATTCGGCCGGGACCCTGTGGCTCGACGTGGCCCGGCGCCGCTGGTCGCCGGAGCTGCTGGCGGCGACCGACCTGGACGAGGGCGAAATGCCGGAACTGTTCGAGGGGTCGGAACCGACCGGCCTTCTGCTTCCGGAGGTAGCCTCCGCCTGGGGCCTGGGCGATTCGGTCGAGGTGGCGGGCGGCGGCGGCGACAATGCCGCCGGGGCCGCCGGCGTCGGCGTGCTGAAGCCCGGATCGGCCTTCCTGTCGCTCGGCACGTCGGGCGTCCTGTTCGTCGCGAACGCCGGATTCGCGCCCAACCCCGCGCGCGGAGTCCATGCGTTCTGCCACTGCTTCCCGGGCCTGTGGCACCAGATGTCGGTGATCCTGAGCGCGGCGAGCTGCCTTGCCTGGGTGACCCGACTTACCGGCGCCTCCAGCGAAGCCCAGCTTCTGGCGGAAGTCGAGGCCGCCGACCGCGACACCGGACCGTTGCTCTTCCTGCCTTACCTGTCGGGGGAGCGCACGCCCCACAACGATCCCGATGCCAAGGGCGTGTTCTTCGGGCTGAACCACGATCATGACCGCGCCGACCTCGCCCGCGCCGTGCTGGAAGGCGTGGCCTACGCCTTCGCCGACGGTCAGGACGTGCTGGCCGAGGCCGGCACGGAGATCGGCACCGTGTCCGTCATCGGCGGCGGCGCGCGGAGCCGGTTGTGGGGGCGTATCCTGGCCGACGTGCTGGGCCGCCCCTTGACCTATCACAAGGGCGGCGAGGTGGGGCCGGCCTTCGGGGCCGCCCGGCTGGCCCGTCTGTCGGTCACCGGCGAGGATATGGCGGCGGTCTGCACCGCGCCCGAAACCGATTTCGTGATCGAGCCGGACCATGCCGCGGCCGAGCGGCATGCGTCCAAATTGACACTGTACCGGGATATCTATCGCGGGCTCTCGGGTTTGTTCCGGGGTGGGGCATCGACATAA
- the puuE gene encoding allantoinase PuuE, translated as MSTEKGYPRDMIGYGAQVPDAQWPNRARIAVQFVMNYEEGGENNILHGDAASEAFLSEIVGAQALQGVRHINMESIYEYGSRAGFWRLMRIFGERRLPLTVFGVAMAMARNPEAVAAMMEAGHEIATHGWRWIDYQYISEDVERDHMRRAIEIHAELTGSRPLGWYLGRCSPNTRRLVAEEGGFVYDADSYADDLPYWDDSHGKPQLIVPYTLDANDMRFATSQGFNSGDQFFSYLKDSFDVLYAEGAKTPKMMSIGLHCRLVGRPGRAAALARFLDYVQSHDRVWICRRIDIANHWREQHPYRALPRNG; from the coding sequence ATGTCCACCGAAAAAGGCTATCCGCGCGACATGATCGGCTACGGCGCCCAGGTGCCGGATGCACAGTGGCCCAACCGCGCCCGCATCGCCGTCCAGTTCGTCATGAACTACGAGGAAGGCGGCGAGAACAACATTCTGCATGGCGATGCCGCGTCGGAAGCGTTCCTGTCGGAAATCGTGGGCGCCCAGGCTCTCCAGGGCGTCCGGCACATCAACATGGAGTCGATCTACGAGTATGGCAGCCGTGCCGGCTTCTGGCGGCTGATGCGGATCTTCGGCGAGCGGCGCCTGCCCTTGACGGTGTTCGGCGTCGCCATGGCGATGGCACGCAACCCCGAAGCGGTCGCCGCCATGATGGAGGCGGGGCACGAGATCGCGACCCACGGCTGGCGCTGGATCGATTACCAGTACATCAGCGAGGACGTCGAACGCGACCATATGAGGCGCGCGATCGAGATCCACGCCGAGCTGACCGGAAGCCGGCCGCTGGGCTGGTATCTCGGCCGCTGCAGCCCCAACACGAGGCGGCTGGTGGCCGAGGAAGGCGGCTTCGTCTACGATGCCGACAGCTATGCCGACGACCTGCCCTATTGGGACGACAGCCACGGCAAGCCGCAGCTGATCGTTCCCTATACGCTGGACGCCAACGACATGCGATTCGCCACGTCGCAGGGCTTCAATTCCGGCGACCAGTTCTTCAGCTATCTCAAGGACAGCTTCGACGTCCTTTATGCCGAGGGCGCCAAGACGCCGAAGATGATGTCCATCGGGCTGCATTGCCGCCTCGTCGGACGTCCCGGCCGCGCCGCCGCCCTGGCCCGTTTCCTGGACTACGTCCAGAGCCACGACCGTGTCTGGATCTGCCGCCGGATCGACATCGCGAACCACTGGCGCGAGCAGCACCCGTACCGCGCCCTGCCGCGCAACGGCTGA
- a CDS encoding amidohydrolase family protein: MGAFPIIDSHVHLYDPAVLSYPWMAGIPALNRPHLPADFTDACGPIPVDRMIFVEVDAAPADRLAEADWVSGLAHTDPRIGAIVASAPLELGSAVEPHLDKLAERPLVRGVRRLIQSEPDPEFCLRPDFIEGVRLLPRYGFSFDICVYHGQLAAAVDLVRRCPDVRFVLDHAGKPGIRAGLIDPWQADLQAMAELPNVWCKLSGMATEADHASWNREDLRPYIDHVIECFGFRRVMFGGDWPVSTLATDYPRWIETVLWATQFCSSADRRRLMRENAAEFYAL, from the coding sequence ATGGGCGCGTTTCCGATCATCGACAGCCATGTGCACCTCTATGACCCCGCCGTCCTGAGCTATCCCTGGATGGCCGGCATTCCGGCGTTGAACCGTCCCCACCTGCCCGCCGATTTCACCGACGCCTGCGGTCCCATCCCGGTGGACCGGATGATATTCGTCGAAGTCGACGCCGCTCCCGCGGATCGGCTTGCCGAGGCGGACTGGGTAAGCGGGCTGGCGCATACCGACCCGCGCATCGGCGCCATCGTCGCGTCGGCGCCCCTCGAACTCGGAAGTGCCGTCGAACCTCATCTGGACAAGCTTGCCGAGCGTCCCCTGGTGCGGGGTGTCCGCCGGCTGATCCAATCCGAGCCCGACCCGGAATTCTGCCTTAGGCCGGATTTCATCGAGGGCGTCCGGCTGCTGCCCCGGTACGGCTTCAGCTTCGACATCTGCGTCTACCATGGACAGTTGGCAGCGGCGGTCGACCTCGTCAGGCGTTGCCCCGACGTCCGTTTCGTTCTGGACCATGCGGGCAAGCCGGGCATCCGGGCCGGGCTGATCGACCCATGGCAGGCCGACCTCCAGGCCATGGCCGAACTGCCGAACGTCTGGTGCAAGCTGTCCGGCATGGCGACCGAGGCGGACCATGCCTCTTGGAACCGCGAGGACCTGCGGCCCTATATCGACCACGTGATCGAATGCTTCGGCTTCCGCCGGGTGATGTTCGGCGGCGACTGGCCCGTCAGCACCCTGGCTACCGACTATCCACGCTGGATCGAGACCGTGCTCTGGGCGACCCAGTTCTGCTCCAGCGCGGACCGGCGCCGCCTGATGAGGGAGAACGCCGCCGAATTCTACGCGTTGTAG
- a CDS encoding class II glutamine amidotransferase, translated as MCRWLAYQGRPIPIDTLLFKPANSLIHQSLAAQRGHVPTNGDGFGLGWYGHLRKPGLYRDTMPAWNDLNLRSVSEQIQSGLFFAHVRASTGASTARVNCHPFRFDRWLFMHNGQIGGWPVVRRAVENLIADDLYPFREGSTDSEVIFYLLLTNGVAEDVHAAFARTCRQIGEAMAAHGIIEPLRLTACLTDGERLYALRHSSDRASPTLFYALGGGISVDKGCCRFESSQGDVLVLSEPLDAIEAVWHEVPEGHMLTTSGGRVELHPFDPTLR; from the coding sequence ATGTGCCGTTGGCTGGCCTATCAAGGCCGTCCGATCCCGATCGATACTCTTCTGTTCAAACCTGCCAATTCCCTGATCCACCAGTCGCTCGCGGCCCAGCGCGGACATGTCCCGACCAACGGCGACGGTTTCGGCCTGGGCTGGTACGGGCATCTTCGGAAGCCGGGCCTCTATCGGGATACGATGCCGGCCTGGAACGACCTGAATCTTCGTTCCGTGTCCGAACAGATCCAGTCGGGGCTGTTCTTCGCCCATGTCCGGGCGTCCACCGGGGCATCCACGGCCCGGGTCAACTGCCATCCGTTCCGCTTTGACCGCTGGCTGTTCATGCATAACGGGCAGATCGGCGGCTGGCCGGTCGTCCGGCGCGCGGTCGAGAACCTGATCGCCGACGACCTCTATCCGTTCCGCGAGGGCAGTACCGACAGCGAGGTGATCTTCTACCTGCTGCTGACCAACGGCGTTGCGGAAGATGTCCATGCCGCCTTCGCGCGGACGTGCCGCCAGATCGGGGAGGCCATGGCCGCCCACGGCATCATCGAGCCGCTCCGGCTGACCGCCTGCCTGACCGACGGCGAACGGCTGTACGCACTCCGCCATTCCAGCGACCGGGCCTCGCCGACCTTGTTCTATGCACTGGGGGGAGGCATCAGCGTCGACAAGGGCTGCTGCCGTTTCGAGAGCAGCCAGGGGGATGTCCTCGTCCTGTCGGAGCCGCTGGACGCCATAGAGGCGGTCTGGCACGAGGTTCCGGAGGGCCACATGCTGACGACGTCGGGGGGCAGGGTCGAACTGCACCCGTTCGATCCGACCCTGCGATGA
- a CDS encoding TetR/AcrR family transcriptional regulator produces MARPREFNADEALDRALHVFWTKGYAGTSMTDLLEAMGLSKSSFYEFFGSKHDAFMAALRRYGDREAARLDACVGSGGCARRLIEVQLRSVIERPTAEGDRRGCLTVNCAVELAPHDPVIETAITAHLDRMEELYHRLIARGQADGGISARHDPRTLARYLVNSLCGLQVMAKAGRDPQALEDVVSTTLEALD; encoded by the coding sequence ATGGCGAGACCGCGCGAATTCAATGCCGACGAAGCTCTGGACCGTGCGCTGCACGTGTTCTGGACCAAGGGGTATGCCGGCACCTCGATGACGGACCTGCTGGAGGCTATGGGCCTCAGCAAGAGCAGTTTCTACGAGTTTTTCGGCAGCAAGCACGATGCCTTCATGGCGGCGTTGCGCCGTTACGGCGACCGCGAGGCTGCCCGCCTGGACGCCTGCGTCGGTTCGGGCGGGTGTGCCCGCCGCCTCATCGAGGTCCAGCTTAGGAGCGTGATTGAACGGCCCACGGCGGAAGGGGACCGGCGCGGGTGCCTGACGGTCAATTGCGCCGTCGAGCTTGCCCCGCACGATCCCGTCATAGAAACCGCCATCACCGCCCACCTGGACCGGATGGAGGAGCTGTACCACCGCCTGATTGCCCGCGGACAGGCGGACGGCGGCATCTCGGCCCGCCACGATCCCCGCACGCTGGCGCGGTATCTCGTCAATTCCCTCTGCGGCCTACAGGTCATGGCGAAAGCCGGCCGTGACCCCCAGGCCCTGGAGGACGTCGTCTCGACCACCCTCGAAGCCCTGGACTGA